The Candidatus Bathyarchaeota archaeon sequence CGTTGAAACTCCTGAATTCGAATCAAACCTTCAACTCCGCCACCTTCCCACCGGTAAGTCCAGCCGGAACAATCATAATACTTGAAGGGTAAGTCCTCAACCCTCACGATTTCATGACCGTAGAACTGCCAAAATGGTTCACACTGCGCCGGCGCCAAGACGTAAGCGGGTCCTTTGAGCACTCGCTTCAACTCTTCTATTGGAACTTTTTTCCTCACCTTAAAAAGCTCCTTGAACCGCAAGAAAGCTTCAGGATCACGTGGCGGTGGACAAACATAATACATGCCCTCAGGAATGTCGTCTAGATAACCCGGCATTTTCTTCATAACATCGAAAGATATGAGCTTAGGTAACAAAAATGGCTCAAAGCCAAGCTTCTCCGCAACCCCTTTGATCAGTATGCTCTTGATAATTTCATAAAGCCTAGCGTATGGAACAGTATAAATCCATTGTCCACGCCCAGGAAACTCCTTGATCCAACCCAGTTCAAGAGCGACCTCCACAGGATCTCTATTGAATTCAATAGTTTTTTGTGGACCTTGCTTAATCACAGGAAGCTTCTTCACCTTCGGAACCGCCTTTACTTCGGCGTATCCCACCTTTTCCAGCATAGATTCAGCGAGACTAACAATCCGATCAGGAATGTTTTGTTTCAGTTCGCTCTCGCTAAACGGGTTAAAAACAAGATGAAGATAGTCTTGCTCGACATCCACACTTCTTATTCCTGGAAGTGCCTCGAGACGGTCAACCATTTCTTGAGAAGGCGTTTGAGTAAAGGGTATCAACACGGTAAAGCTAGTTACATTCAATGTGCGTATGCCGATTTTGAACCTTCTGCCCAACTGTGGGGCTAGGTTTTTCCGAATTCTTAGAACGGCTGCAGTGGCCCTTACATACGTACCTGATTCTATAGTCATGGTGAAATTAGAACCTTTCAGTGTCCAATCTACGATTTGAGCAGCTTCTTTTTCTCTTTCCGGAGGTGCTCCTTTCATAAGCAGCGTCTTGTTCGCTTCTTTCACAAACTTTTCTACCGTTTCCTTCGCTTCTTCACAGTCTCTGCTAAGTACAAAAGTGCACGTCAAACTCATCCTCATTTCTGGGGGCAAGACGTTCGCATCCTCAAACCTACTCTAGTATATTCGGCACACTTAATCGTCTGCGTTAAGCTACATGGAACTAAATATTTAACCTCTACGACCTACTCAAACTTTTTTGCTGCCGAAAAGGCTTTTTCTGCGATGGAGACGCAGCATAAAAGATCGTCAATTGTTGCTATGAATGTTTGAAGCTTTGTTTCGCATGTCACCTTCGTGAACACTTTGGAACCTTTTTTCGTTGTTTTTATGGACAAGCCTGACGGAACCTTTACGTTGTCTGGTGACACAGCTTTAGCAACTGCTTCTGCTTCTCGTTTGTTTTGATAGGAAAGTTTGATTTCAGCCTCCAAGCTACGTCTCCTCTAACTGTTTTTTGACGAGTTCATCTACAAGTTTGATGAAGGATTCTACGTTTTTAATTGGCACATGAGCCCCAGCGGCGATGTTATGCCCTCCTCCTCTACCAGAATATTTTTCAGCAACAACGCGTAAGATATCTCCAAGGTTGAGACCCCTGTTCGTCAAGAGAACTAATGTCCTCGCCGAAATCTTAGCCATGTCTTCACCAGAAACTTTGGAGTAGGCGATTATTGGTTTTTCACGGTTCGGAAGGCTTGTCGAGAGGATGGAAGACAGTGCCCCTATCACTCTTTCGTCAATGAAGCCTTCGCCACGCACCACATAGATGTTGTCCAACTCTTCTATGCGATCAGGTTTTTCTGTCAGCCAACTCAAGTATTTGGTGATGGTTCGCCGATATTCTCTTAACACTTCGTTGGCTTGTTCAAGGGCTGTTCCTCGGTCTCCCATACAGATAGCTACGCCGAGACCTGCCTTGTCAAGTCGTCCTGTGGCATTGAGAAGGACTGTGAACTCCCGTGCATCTCTTAGCGGAGTCCAAGGTTCTTCATAGGTTAATGTATAAACGTTTCCAAGCAAACTTAACGCTACTTCGCTGGGAAATTTTTTTGACGCAAGGTAGTCGGCGAGTGCGGAAAAAAGCTTCTTTTTCTCTTCTTCTGAAAGGTCCCTCAATGCACGCCATTTGTCCTTGTTTTTCGGTTTGATTCCTAGGCTTGCAAGGAAGGCTAGGCTTTTGTCCTCCTCTCCGCTTATGCCTGGTATGAACGGGTTTGTGACGTAGGCTAGTGCTTGGTGAATGGGCCGTGTTTCTCTTCCGAAAAAGAGAAGGTCAGTTTCAAGCTTGAGGTAGCCTCCGCTTACTGCGTCCTCCACAATCATTTCGTTGAGGCCACCCAACTTTCGTTGCTCATATTTGTCTTGCATGTCCCCGAGAGCGCCCACTACGGCGATAGGAGCCAAATCAATGTTTTTTTTGTCAATGGCTTTGGCGACGAAATACGTTACGCCTGCCCCGCTGAGGTCTCGAGATCCGTCGATTCCGTGAAGGTGAGGGTTTACTTGGGTGAATGTTGAGGAGGCTTCCCCGGTGGGTTGATGGTGGTCAAGGATGAGTACGCGGTTGCTGGAAAGCTTTTTGTTTAGAAGGTCGAGGTAGCCACTTCCCAAGTCAGTAAATATCGTTAAAGGATGCTTCTCTGCAGCTATTTCATTAACCAAATTTTCATCTATCCACCTTTCAATTTGAACGCGGAATGTTCCTTCTAAGCGAAGCAGAGATTTTCCGATGATCCCTGCTGCAGATAGTCCATCTGCATCTAGGTGAGAAACAATGTGAATTGCTTCATCTTCCCCAACGCTTTTCAAAACAATTTCAGCGGCATTAGAAGCGCTGGCTAGAAAAGCGTCGATCTGTTCTTTTTTGACGGACATGCAAGATCCCAGAAACTAGACTGGAGACGCAATTTTTGCTTTGTATTTCCAGTCTGTCGGCAGCAAACCCTTTCGTTTGTAATACCTTGCGATTTTGTAAATTCTGGACTCGATGAGTTGAAGGTCCCGTTTATTGTGCAAGTCCTTCCTGTTCTTTTCAAGATGAACATGAAGGCGTGCAGCCTTTTTCAGCAATTCTCCCAAGTCTTCGGGAATGGAAGGCGCTAACCCTGCGTCCCCTAAAATCTGAGTCATCGTTCTTCCTACGATTGGTTTGACTAGGGGAATGCCATGTTGGTCGCGCAGGATGATTCCGATCTTGCTAGGTGGATGCCCTTCTTTCGCGAGCTTGACAACCATGGCCTCCACTTCTTCTGGCGTATATTTGCACCATCTGGGAGGCCTTTTGCTAACTGGCCGAATAGAGTGCGAACTTCCCTTTTCCGTCTTTCCCAATTCTTGTCCTCCAAAGGACTTTAAGAGCGAGAGACTGCTGATATTTAAAACCTTCGTTGAAAGGTCGACGTGTACCATTCAGCGAATTTTCTTATGGCTTGAGCTCGATGCGAAAACTTGTTCTTTTCTTCCGTGGCCATTTCTGCAAAGGTTCTGTTGAGACTGCTTGAAGGTTTGAATATAGGGTCGAAGCCAAAGCCGAAGTTTCCCCGCTCTTCTTGAGATAATTTTCCTTTCACTTTACCGTGGAAGCACTTTAATGATTCTTTTGGACTGCAGAAGGCAATCACCGAGTGAAAATAGGCATCTCTTTTCTCCACTTCTTTCATTAGTTTAAGAATTCCTTTGGTTCCTATTGTTCGATACACGTATGAGGAGTAGGGACCTGGAAAACCGTTCAGCGCATCTATGAAAAGGCCAGCGTCCTCCACGAAGATAGGCAGTCTACATCTTTCTACCGCGTCCCTAACGCTGGCTTTGGCAATGTTTTCTATATCGTCGTCTTGGATCTCTGAGTCTTTTACTCTTAGGAGCGCAGTGGCAACTTTGTATTCAGCTAGTACATGGCAGGCCTCGTTGAACTTGTGAATATTACCTGTCACGAAGAAAGCCACTCTACCCTTTGGAAAAGAACTCACACGCGTCACACCTCTGCCTCCTTTCTTTCGGATACGTAACGTCCTCTTTTCTCTATTTCCCTAATCTTTTCTAATACGTTTTTTGCTGCTTCATTTCCCCTTGCTTCAGCATATCCTTCCATGACCATGTCAAAACTCTCTTTCGCATACTTGTAATGAGTACTTTGGAAGGCTGTTTTCATGAGGTGTAGGTCAACTCCCCTAGTTTCTAGTTCTATCGAGTGTTCGCTTAAGCCGAAGTCTACGAAGATAACTCTGCCATGCGGTGTCAAGATCATGTTTGAGGTGGTGAGGTCTCCATGGATGATTCCACGGTTGTGGAGGCGTCCGATCAGGTTGCCGATGAGATAACACAAGCTAAGCCTTTCTTCAGCCGAGAAATCGTCTAAGACTTGCTTCACTTGCTTTCCATTAATGAATTCCATGATAATCGTTGCTTCAGCGATATCAACCATGAAGATTGTTGGTGTTGGAACCCCTGCCTCCTTTGCTCTATGAATAATCTGTGGCTCATGAATGGTTCGATAAGACCGAATTTTCTCATCCAACTCGGGGACGCGATACTTCTTTGGTAATCGCCGCTTCATTATCACCTTGCGGTTGTGCCACTCTTCCAAGTATAGGCTAGCTTCAGCACCTTTTTTAATGAGCACGTTTCAGCCTCCAACCCATGGTGCGTAGACCTCGTCCAGTCGCCACCTCAGTTTTACGAAGCTCTTCTCAACGGGAAGAGTCATGTTGTGTTGATATGCGAGAATTCCAGTCCATGCGATCATGGCTCCGTTGTCTAAGGCATACTTCTTGGGAACCACGCAGAATCGCGCGTTGTGTTCGTCAGCGATTTGGCTGAGCATCGATTGTAACCGTTTATTCGCAGCAACCCCTCCAGTCAACAGGACCTCCAGTTTTTCCGTGTGAGCTAACGCCCTCTCTGTGACCTCGGTGAGCATGGAAAACACGGTTTCTTGCAAACTGAAGCACAAGTCTTCGAGGCGATGCTTTCCTTCATGAAGTAACTGGATAACAGCTGTGAGAAGCCCACTGAAGGATAAATCCATGCCCTTCACCGTGTAGGGGAGAGAAATAAATGTTTGACCTTGACTTGCCATTTTCTCAACCATTGCACCGAAAGGCATCCCTTCTTTCTGACGTAGACCTGCCTCCCGAGCGAAAACGTCGAGGCAGTTTCCTACAGCTATATCGAGAGTTTCGCCGAAAATGCGGTATATTCCCGCCTCAAAGGCAGAGACAATGGTGTTTCCACCTGAAACATAGAGAGTAACCGGGTCCTTCGCTCCAGTTACGAGCTTGCCAATCTCGATGTGTGCAACACAGTGGTTT is a genomic window containing:
- a CDS encoding XTP/dITP diphosphatase — encoded protein: MAFFVTGNIHKFNEACHVLAEYKVATALLRVKDSEIQDDDIENIAKASVRDAVERCRLPIFVEDAGLFIDALNGFPGPYSSYVYRTIGTKGILKLMKEVEKRDAYFHSVIAFCSPKESLKCFHGKVKGKLSQEERGNFGFGFDPIFKPSSSLNRTFAEMATEEKNKFSHRAQAIRKFAEWYTSTFQRRF
- a CDS encoding DHH family phosphoesterase produces the protein MSVKKEQIDAFLASASNAAEIVLKSVGEDEAIHIVSHLDADGLSAAGIIGKSLLRLEGTFRVQIERWIDENLVNEIAAEKHPLTIFTDLGSGYLDLLNKKLSSNRVLILDHHQPTGEASSTFTQVNPHLHGIDGSRDLSGAGVTYFVAKAIDKKNIDLAPIAVVGALGDMQDKYEQRKLGGLNEMIVEDAVSGGYLKLETDLLFFGRETRPIHQALAYVTNPFIPGISGEEDKSLAFLASLGIKPKNKDKWRALRDLSEEEKKKLFSALADYLASKKFPSEVALSLLGNVYTLTYEEPWTPLRDAREFTVLLNATGRLDKAGLGVAICMGDRGTALEQANEVLREYRRTITKYLSWLTEKPDRIEELDNIYVVRGEGFIDERVIGALSSILSTSLPNREKPIIAYSKVSGEDMAKISARTLVLLTNRGLNLGDILRVVAEKYSGRGGGHNIAAGAHVPIKNVESFIKLVDELVKKQLEET
- a CDS encoding serine--tRNA ligase (catalyzes a two-step reaction, first charging a serine molecule by linking its carboxyl group to the alpha-phosphate of ATP, followed by transfer of the aminoacyl-adenylate to its tRNA), giving the protein MPPEMRMSLTCTFVLSRDCEEAKETVEKFVKEANKTLLMKGAPPEREKEAAQIVDWTLKGSNFTMTIESGTYVRATAAVLRIRKNLAPQLGRRFKIGIRTLNVTSFTVLIPFTQTPSQEMVDRLEALPGIRSVDVEQDYLHLVFNPFSESELKQNIPDRIVSLAESMLEKVGYAEVKAVPKVKKLPVIKQGPQKTIEFNRDPVEVALELGWIKEFPGRGQWIYTVPYARLYEIIKSILIKGVAEKLGFEPFLLPKLISFDVMKKMPGYLDDIPEGMYYVCPPPRDPEAFLRFKELFKVRKKVPIEELKRVLKGPAYVLAPAQCEPFWQFYGHEIVRVEDLPFKYYDCSGWTYRWEGGGVEGLIRIQEFQRIELTYLGTVEQVVDIRDRVVDECVRVADKLLDLEWRVTVATPFYMRGAELPTDISDSRNVSAYDIEIYLPYRGPRETSEWLEVAGCFVHKKKFIDSFKIREAKGREIWTGCTGLGLSRWVAAFLAEHGFNKDDWPKKIRESFGDFTLPKTLLWPKR
- a CDS encoding 30S ribosomal protein S15 → MVHVDLSTKVLNISSLSLLKSFGGQELGKTEKGSSHSIRPVSKRPPRWCKYTPEEVEAMVVKLAKEGHPPSKIGIILRDQHGIPLVKPIVGRTMTQILGDAGLAPSIPEDLGELLKKAARLHVHLEKNRKDLHNKRDLQLIESRIYKIARYYKRKGLLPTDWKYKAKIASPV
- a CDS encoding KEOPS complex subunit, which encodes MEAEIKLSYQNKREAEAVAKAVSPDNVKVPSGLSIKTTKKGSKVFTKVTCETKLQTFIATIDDLLCCVSIAEKAFSAAKKFE